One window of Caldivirga sp. genomic DNA carries:
- a CDS encoding molybdopterin molybdotransferase MoeA: MRLHEDKYITLHDLEDALNNAPKCNPGVSELALWDAIGLVTANDITAPFDTPIMPKAAYDGFAVRASETPGVFKLAGSILIGQLPNRELGNGEAYYVTTGAYLPMGADVVVPEEDAEVNGDSIIVTKSYSTGKNIDAPGSYARKGQLLVEKGTVLTPYLLSALLEAGVFKAQFYNRLTASLLSTGSELVKPHTPEEALKEYLGGKVIESTGSVIKWFMSNYMPYVTILKHLIIKDSYDEISSTIKGELGESNIVIITGGTGPSGIDYVHDVLTSLKPRYYIRGIKMRPGRPSTVAVFDDCHVVFGVSGHPISALNALTLLIEPFIRRMLGIVSTVPLPKAYGRLVEKTEPGRGLWRQVRAVIETSGEGYLVKPLKVTGSSFTSTLAEADALVNIPPWVNEVKDGLIVELLMLRSRSRMNSN; this comes from the coding sequence ATGAGACTGCACGAGGATAAGTACATAACATTACATGACCTAGAGGATGCATTAAACAATGCACCCAAGTGTAATCCGGGTGTTAGTGAATTAGCATTATGGGATGCCATTGGGTTAGTTACTGCTAATGACATTACTGCACCATTTGATACACCAATAATGCCTAAGGCGGCTTACGATGGCTTCGCAGTAAGGGCTAGTGAGACACCTGGAGTGTTTAAGTTAGCTGGCTCAATCCTAATAGGGCAATTACCAAACCGTGAATTAGGTAATGGGGAGGCGTACTACGTGACTACGGGGGCATACTTACCCATGGGTGCTGACGTTGTTGTACCTGAGGAGGACGCTGAGGTTAATGGCGATTCCATTATAGTTACAAAGAGTTACTCAACAGGTAAAAACATTGATGCGCCAGGCTCCTACGCAAGGAAGGGTCAGTTACTGGTTGAGAAGGGTACTGTATTAACACCCTACTTATTATCAGCACTACTTGAGGCCGGGGTCTTTAAGGCGCAATTCTACAATAGGCTTACAGCATCATTACTGTCAACAGGTAGTGAATTAGTTAAGCCCCATACCCCCGAAGAGGCTCTTAAGGAATACCTAGGGGGTAAGGTTATTGAGAGCACTGGTTCAGTGATTAAGTGGTTCATGAGCAATTACATGCCTTACGTAACCATATTAAAGCACCTTATAATTAAGGATTCCTATGATGAAATCTCGTCAACTATTAAGGGTGAGTTAGGTGAATCAAACATAGTTATCATTACAGGTGGGACTGGGCCAAGTGGAATAGATTACGTTCACGATGTATTAACTTCACTGAAGCCAAGGTACTACATTAGGGGTATTAAAATGAGGCCGGGTAGACCATCTACAGTGGCGGTATTTGATGATTGCCATGTAGTGTTCGGCGTGAGTGGGCACCCAATAAGCGCGTTAAACGCCTTAACCCTCTTAATAGAACCATTCATAAGGCGTATGCTTGGCATAGTCAGCACAGTACCATTACCTAAAGCCTACGGTAGGCTCGTTGAGAAAACTGAACCAGGTAGGGGGCTTTGGAGACAGGTTAGGGCTGTTATCGAAACCAGTGGTGAAGGGTACTTGGTTAAGCCATTGAAGGTTACAGGTAGTTCATTTACATCAACATTAGCTGAGGCGGATGCA
- a CDS encoding molybdenum cofactor guanylyltransferase: protein MPSFLIILAGGESRRFQQDGLERVDKCLFPVNGEPMIMRIIKQATVFDDIIIAGGVNSSKYVNMGLRVIGDSERFSGVLAGVDSASSLNGVLVFSPCDTPNVTTDVFKVLLSNGPLSVFVLPNGLVESHLFRIDSSLLRTVINEAAAHGRSRLSDLFRLSNVVNFLSPLSHGIKLTSFLNVNRRIDLMGFNLRGPIVFTNDVVIRWSDPPLLRLLRGEGDAEALLWDEARVYVSKGILSLAAHALRDLERRGVGYGAVANAILNLIGAEK, encoded by the coding sequence ATGCCCTCGTTCCTAATAATACTAGCTGGTGGCGAGTCAAGGAGGTTTCAGCAAGATGGTTTAGAGCGGGTTGATAAGTGCTTGTTTCCAGTGAATGGTGAACCAATGATAATGAGGATAATTAAGCAGGCCACAGTATTTGATGACATCATTATCGCTGGTGGGGTTAATTCAAGCAAGTACGTTAACATGGGTTTACGTGTAATAGGGGATAGTGAACGCTTCAGTGGTGTATTGGCTGGCGTTGACTCAGCTTCATCGTTAAATGGGGTTCTGGTTTTCTCACCATGCGATACACCCAATGTAACCACTGATGTCTTTAAGGTACTGCTTAGTAATGGACCATTATCAGTCTTTGTGCTGCCTAATGGTCTTGTTGAAAGCCACTTATTCAGAATAGACTCAAGCCTACTTAGGACTGTGATTAATGAGGCGGCTGCCCATGGTAGAAGCCGTTTAAGTGACTTATTTAGATTATCGAATGTTGTCAATTTCCTAAGCCCATTAAGCCATGGTATTAAATTAACCTCATTCCTAAACGTTAACAGGAGGATTGATTTAATGGGCTTCAACCTAAGGGGTCCAATAGTGTTCACTAATGATGTGGTGATTAGGTGGAGTGATCCACCATTATTAAGGTTACTTAGGGGTGAGGGTGATGCTGAGGCGCTGCTGTGGGATGAGGCTAGGGTTTACGTGAGTAAGGGCATATTATCCCTAGCGGCGCATGCCTTAAGGGACCTTGAGAGGAGGGGTGTGGGTTATGGTGCAGTGGCTAACGCAATACTGAACCTCATAGGTGCTGAGAAGTAA